The following are from one region of the Fusarium keratoplasticum isolate Fu6.1 chromosome 4, whole genome shotgun sequence genome:
- a CDS encoding Conserved oligomeric Golgi complex subunit 5, with protein MAADPTADEEPSYIDYETFLDPDFSPASFANSLVVSTNNPNDTPLDLSTPLSRVLFDAQEIDSHIDVLTTRSAVPLLNYTQQQTQASKHIVAELDGQIKSLNDSYRQLEKEVIDKHAEADEVRLVALRLWETLKLGRSVGRCLQLGRQLEVQHSELELPGNGSGASGKEDHRALVRCAYTILSLREVLDRKAPGEEGFGLNRVDTVRSLQDTVITPIERSVRERAERIIREFSVQSVSTFAQVDETKSRTVSALTTLYLLSPTLGFKPEKWTPRLLLQALETFIRSALQASITALSRSLGQLPTLEKSLSEVMAKCQNIVSLEAVLESTKPPSHPLLLAANQPSQTNLLQFLLAHLETGSLASFFWRTMASSLATRVQDIVNRGGVVARTLRTNKNTVGDAIRQAVVKGSQLHSALAGPKARTKVDANWDREVAVMVGSVVNNLGR; from the coding sequence ATGGCGGCAGACCCTACAGCGGACGAGGAGCCCTCGTACATCGACTACGAAACCTTTCTTGATCCTGATTTCTCCCCCGCTTCCTTTGCCAACTCGCTCGTTGTCTcgaccaacaaccccaacGACACGCCCCTCGACCTCTCCACGCCTCTATCCCGCGTTCTTTTCGATGCCCAAGAGATTGACTCGCATATCGACGTCCTGACGACTCGCTCGGCGGTGCCGCTGCTCAACTACACCCAGCAACAGACCCAAGCTTCCAAGCATATCGTCGCCGAGTTGGATGGCCAAATCAAGAGTCTCAACGACAGTTACCGCCaactcgagaaggaggttaTCGATAAGCATGCTGAGGCCGACGAAGTTCGACTTGTGGCTCTCAGGCTCTGGGAGACACTGAAGCTTGGTCGATCGGTAGGACGCTGTCTGCAGCTTGGTCGACAGCTGGAGGTCCAGCACTCTGAGCTTGAACTGCCTGGAAATGGCTCTGGAGCGTCTGGCAAGGAAGACCATCGAGCTCTTGTACGATGCGCCTACACCATCCTGTCGCTTCGAGAGGTTCTTGACCGCAAGGCCCCAGGTGAGGAGGGGTTCGGGCTGAACCGAGTCGACACAGTCAGAAGCCTGCAGGACACCGTCATTACGCCAATCGAGCGATCAGTTCGTGAACGTGCGGAGAGAATCATTCGCGAGTTCTCGGTCCAGTCCGTTTCAACCTTTGCTCAGGTCGACGAGACCAAATCCAGGACTGTGTCTGCTCTGACTACCCTGTATCTCTTGTCGCCAACTCTTGGCTTCAAGCCTGAGAAGTGGACTCCACGACTACTCCTTCAGGCTCTCGAGACGTTTATCCGTTCGGCGCTGCAGGCAAGCATCACTGCTCTGTCTCGATCCCTGGGTCAGTTGCCGACGTTGGAAAAGTCGTTGAGCGAAGTAATGGCCAAATGTCAGAACATTGTCTCTCTTGAGGCTGTGCTTGAGTCAACAAAACCACCAAGTCATCCCTTGCTCCTGGCTGCTAACCAGCCGAGCCAAACAAATCTCCTTCAGTTCCTCCTCGCACATCTCGAGACAGGAAGTCTTGCGTCGTTTTTCTGGAGGACAATGGCTAGCAGCCTGGCCACACGTGTCCAGGATATTGTGAACCGTGGAGGTGTGGTGGCTAGGACTCTCCGCACAAACAAGAACACAGTCGGCGACGCAATCCGCCAAGCTGTAGTCAAGGGGTCACAACTACACAGCGCCCTCGCCGGGCCCAAGGCAAGGACAAAGGTGGATGCGAATTGGGATCGGGAGGTGGCCGTCATGGTGGGAAGTGTTGTAAACAACTTGGGTCGCTGA
- a CDS encoding Ferric oxidoreductase domain-containing protein produces the protein MLLSNTLAAAALLLPAVSATELLDGYGRESFSLPCGWGCRYAMPSNLDCPEYAGMTPEEKAEQYPSAACMANDTSYLTSFAWCINSYCPKTIKAYKILKFWETDMIYGQEEPGVVLRYSYTDALKLVDPKKPPKPMNATIETVFNRTISISPEDYEANMNGVKGYRAVGKNESTYSLLVFLSGVVMPVGFSLLRLLPFPAKLRSRFYAFFIDPPAWGRKHSVPVLGLGFIPTRGQMIFITYLIGINLAACFAGFPRYSPNAIFPDRRYELMRHMGNRAGAIAFANIPLVILYGGRNSLLLWMTNWSHSTFLLLHRWVATICTLQVCLHSLLWLRIMVEAHNHALAAKQPYWYWGIIGTLSFSLLIPLSVYHFRKIAYEVFLIGHIFLAIMAVVGSWYHILKLYNGTGGFDIWLYIAISIWSFDRFLRIVRVSKHGIKRAYVTRIDDEYIRVDVPGVDCHGYCYAYFPTVSWRMWENHPFSVVGCNPGHPRNDPHSTSHSDSEGPSLSSPTSVTDAAAKEAGIVQRTRTVATRNGQHGITFFVRPHSGLTKLLAKKCGVEAGIPVLIEGTYGHEGKTYLQGNDGHFAPTPEYPNILCIAGGVGVTAVLPALNSSLSLYAPMGTTKLYWGIRGRGLVDSIQSMMMGVGEVTDTKWGHIEPHITVGSRMNVRQILEEELEHAVGGTTVVACGPLAMVDDVRYTCAALARHGTVVRYIEEACTW, from the exons ATGTTGCTTTCCAATACActcgcggcggcggcgctgCTTCTGCCTGCCGTCTCCGCAACTGAGCTCCTCGACGGTTATGGCAGGGAGTCTTTCAGTCTCCCCTGCGGCTGGGGATGCCGCTACGCCATGCCTTCAAACCTCGACTGCCCCGAGTACGCGGGCATGACGCccgaggaaaaggccgagcAGTATCCCTCAGCTGCCTGCATGGCCAACGACACTTCTTACCTGACGTCCTTTGCCTGGTGCATCAACTCGTATTgccccaagaccatcaaggCCTACAAGATCCTCAAGTTCTGGGAGACGGACATGATCTACGGGCAGGAAGAGCCCGGAGTCGTGCTGCGGTACTCGTACACCGACGCTCTCAAGCTcgtcgaccccaagaagccccCGAAGCCGATGAACGCAACCATCGAGACTGTCTTTAACCGCACCATCTCGATTAGCCCCGAGGATTATGAAGCCAACATGAACGGTGTCAAGGGTTACAGGGCTGTTGGCAAGAACGAATCCACGTACAG tctcctcgtcttcctctccGGAGTCGTCATGCCCGTCggcttctctcttctccgtctGCTCCCCTTCCCGGCGAAGCTTCGAAGCCGCTTCTACGCATTCTTTATCGACCCTCCGGCCTGGGGACGCAAGCACAGCGTGCCAGTCCTGGGCCTCGGCTTCATCCCCACCCGCGGGCAGATGATCTTCATCACGTATCTCATCGGCATCAACCTCGCCGCTTGCTTTGCTGGCTTCCCCCGCTACTCTCCCAACGCCATCTTCCCCGACCGTAGATATGAGCTCATGAGGCACATGGGTAACCGAGCTGGTGCCattgcctttgccaacatCCCCCTTGTTATCCTGTATGGCGGCCGAAACAGCCTTCTTCTGTGGATGACCAACTGGTCTCACTCGacctttctcctcctccatcgctGGGTTGCCACTATCTGCACGCTCCAGGTCTGTCTGCACTCCCTCCTGTGGCTGCGCATCATGGTCGAGGCCCACAACCATGCCCTGGCGGCCAAGCAGCCGTACTGGTACTGGGGCATCATCGGCACCCTGTCCTTCAGTCTGCTCATCCCCCTGTCCGTCTACCACTTCCGGAAGATCGCATATGAGGTGTTCCTGATTGGGcacatcttcctcgccatcatggccgttGTTGGTTCGTGGTACCACATCTTGAAGCTGTACAACGGAACTGGCGGCTTCGACATCTGGCTGTACATTGCCATCTCAATCTGGAGTTTTGATCGTTTCCTCCGCATCGTCCGTGTTAGCAAGCACGGAATCAAGAGGGCGTACGTCACCCGCATTGACGACGAGTACATCCGCGTCGACGTCCCTGGCGTTGACTGCCACGGCTACTGCTACGCCTACTTCCCTACCGTCTCCTGGCGCATGTGGGAGAACCATCCCTTCTCCGTCGTCGGCTGCAACCCTGGCCATCCTCGGAACGACCCGCACTCCACCTCCCACTCTGACAGCGAGGGTCCCTCCTTGTCGTCTCCCACGTCCGTCACTGacgccgctgccaaggaggctggcATTGTCCAGAGGACCCGTACCGTTGCCACCCGAAACGGTCAGCATGGTATCACCTTCTTTGTGCGACCTCACTCTGGCCTTACCAAGCTGCTGGCAAAGAAGTGCGGTGTCGAGGCCGGCATCCCTGTTCTTATCGAGGGCACCTACGGCCACGAGGGCAAGACATACCTCCAGGGCAACGACGGTCACTTTGCTCCCACACCCGAGTACCCCAACATCCTCTGCATCGCTGGTGGTGTCGGTGTCACAGCCGTTCTCCCGGCCCTCAACAGCTCCCTCTCCCTGTACGCTCCCATGGGCACGACCAAGCTGTACTGGGGCATCCGGGGTCGTGGGCTGGTGGACTCGATCCAGAGCATGATGATGGGTGTGGGCGAGGTGACGGACACGAAATGGGGCCATATCGAGCCTCACATCACTGTTGGTTCGCGCATGAATGTGAGACagatcctcgaggaggagctggagcatGCTGTCGGCGGAACCACTGTCGTGGCCTGTGGGCCGCTGGCCATGGTTGACGATGTCCGATATACCTGCGCCGCTCTGGCTCGCCATGGAACCGTGGTCCGATATATCGAGGAGGCCTGCACTTGGTAG
- a CDS encoding Endo/exonuclease/phosphatase domain-containing protein yields MKLLWLLVGAAATVAAVPYQRTTNLRLMTYNIRYNVKPSKAEDGEELWPIRRPLMAAQLNYELAGRPDSLVCMQEVTYPQAMDLMDDLGDDWALIGGGRRDGAKKGELSPIFYRRSIWNLEQTKTYWLSRTPDKAGSIGWDAELPRVVTVGRFRHIHTGARVVYMCTHFDWEGKKSQEHSAAMIVDLADRWSSHKRESLPVFIAGDLNATPDSPAYNLLATQLYDLKYEVPSNKRFGHQKTYTGFTIDGSDDMELDHMFVRDPMDISFKSFAVLNTRYDDGIFISDHRPVVVDMEITQIARKD; encoded by the coding sequence ATGAAgctcctctggctcctcGTTGGCGCTGCTGCCACCGTCGCCGCTGTTCCCTATCAGCGCACCACTAATTTACGCCTCATGACTTACAATATCCGATACAACGTCAAGCCCAGCAAGGCcgaagatggagaggagcTGTGGCCCATTCGCCGACCGCTCATGGCGGCCCAGCTCAACTACGAACTCGCCGGACGTCCAGACTCTCTGGTTTGCATGCAGGAGGTGACATACCCTCAAGCGATGGATCTTATGGACGACCTTGGCGATGACTGGGCCTTGATAGGCGGCGGTCGCAGGGATGGCGCCAAAAAAGGCGAACTGTCGCCCATCTTTTATCGTCGCTCTATCTGGAATCTGGAGCAGACAAAGACATATTGGCTCAGTAGGACACCCGACAAGGCTGGCTCGATAGGATGGGATGCTGAGCTTCCCCGAGTCGTTACTGTCGGTCGCTTCCGTCACATTCACACGGGCGCTCGCGTCGTCTACATGTGCACTCACTTCGACTGGGAGGGCAAAAAGTCCCAAGAGCATTCAGCAGCAATGATCGTCGACCTGGCCGACCGCTGGTCTTCGCACAAGCGCGAGAGTCTTCCCGTCTTCATCGCTGGCGATCTCAACGCCACACCCGACAGCCCGGCGTATAACCTCTTGGCCACCCAGTTGTACGACCTCAAGTACGAGGTGCCGTCCAACAAGCGCTTTGGCCATCAAAAGACATACACGGGCTTTACCATCGATGGGTCGGATGATATGGAGCTCGACCATATGTTTGTGAGGGATCCGATGGACATCAGCTTCAAGTCGTTTGCTGTCCTCAACACGAGATATGATGacggcatcttcatctcagATCATCGCCCGGTCGTGGTGGATATGGAAATCACGCAGATTGCCCGAAAGGATTGA
- a CDS encoding CENP-V/GFA domain-containing protein: MNVSCQCGAIQMTASRPEPIDVYCCHCLECQKQSASAFGTSAIFPAEGMWPLPDEVRSRLGLWTRPADSGNTVECYFCKTCGVRVIHRSILPDGNPKPTLSVKGGLVEGLKWDAPKHIFTRTARVPFPEGSDPGSPTSHPGMKKD; encoded by the coding sequence ATGAATGTCTCTTGTCAGTGCGGCGCTATTCAGATGACGGCTTCGCGCCCCGAGCCCATCGACGTCTACTGCTGCCACTGCCTCGAATGTCAGAAGCAGTCCGCTTCGGCTTTTGGCACGTCAGCCATCTTCCCTGCCGAAGGCATGTGGCCGCTCCCCGACGAGGTCCGGTCCCGCCTCGGCCTCTGGACACGTCCCGCCGATTCGGGCAACACGGTCGAGTGTTACTTTTGCAAGACTTGCGGTGTGAGGGTTATCCATCGGAGCATCTTGCCTGATGGAAACCCCAAGCCCACGCTGAGTGTCAAGGGTGGGTTGGTGGAGGGGTTGAAGTGGGATGCGCCGAAGCATATTTTTACTCGGACTGCTCGAGTGCCTTTTCCTGAGGGAAGCGATCCTGGATCTCCAACGTCTCACCCAGGTATGAAGAAGGATTAG